In Mus musculus strain C57BL/6J chromosome 9, GRCm38.p6 C57BL/6J, one genomic interval encodes:
- the Sltm gene encoding SAFB-like transcription modulator isoform X4: protein MAIEEEGGDPDNIELTVSTDTPNKKPTKGKGKKQEADELSGDASVEDDSFVKDCELENQETHDQDGNEELKDLEEFGENEEEIVHSQELLSTEENKTTQEFVEAEAIEDREKEDIESQETEAQEGEDDTFLTAQDGEEEENEKDIAGSGDGTQEVSKPLPSEGSLAEADHTAHEEMEANATGKEAEDDNISVTIQAEDAITLDFDGDDLLETGKNVKITDSEASKPKDVQDAIAQSPEKEAKDYEMNPNHKDGKKEDSVKGEPVEKEARESAKKAESGDKEKDTLKKGPSSTGASGQAKSSSKESKDSKTSSKDDKGSTGSAGGSSGSSTKNIWVSGLSSNTKAADLKNLFGKYGKVLSAKVVTNARSPGAKCYGIVTMSSSTEVSRCVAHLHRTELHGQLISVEKVKGDPSKKEMKKENDEKSSSRSAGDKKNASDRSAKTQASIKKEEKRSSEKSEKKESKDTKKIEKDEKNDDGPSGQTSESLKKSEEKKRISSKSPGHMVILNQTKGDHCRPSRRGRYEKGHGRSKEKERASLDKKRDKDYRRKEILPFEKMKEQRLREHLVRFERLKQAVEFRRRKEIAERERRERERIRIIREREERERLQRERERLEIERQKLERERMERERLERERIRIEQERRREAERIAREREELRRQQQQLRYEQEKRNSLKRPRDVDHRRDDPYWSENKKLSLDTEARFGHGSDYRQQSRFLDFSHRERARFPDTASVQSSFERRERFVGQSEGKKPRPAARREEPSFERYPKNFSDSRRNEPPPPRNELRETDRREVRGERDERRTVILHDRPEVAHPRHPRETVPNPSRPTSWKSEANMSTEKRESRVERPERSGREVSGHTVRGAPPGNRSSASGYGTREGERGVIADRGSGTQHYPEERHVVERHGRDTSGPRKEWHGPPSQGPSYHDTRRMGDGRAGAGMITQHSSTASPVNRIVQMSGNSLPRGSSSGFKPFKSGPPRRF, encoded by the exons GACTGTGAATTGGAGAATCAAGAGACACATGACCAAGATGGAAATGAAGAGCTAAAGGACTTGGAAGAATTTGGTGAAAATGAAGAGGAAATTGTGCATTCCCAGGAGTTGCTTTCTACAGAAGAGAACAAGACAACTCAGGAATTTGTAGAGGCAGAAGCAATAgaagatagagaaaaagaggacATCGAAAGTCAG GAAACTGAAGCTCAAGAAGGTGAAGATGACACCTTTCTAACAGCTCAA GAtggtgaggaagaagaaaatgagaaag ATATAGCAGGTTCTGGTGATGGCACACAAGAAGTATCTAAACCTCTTCCTTCAGAAGGGAGCCTAGCTGAGGCTGATCACACAGCTCATGAAGAGATGGAAGCTAATGCGACTgggaaagaagctgaggatgacAACATCTCGGTCACAATCCAGGCTGAAGATGCCATCACTCTGGATTTTGATGGTGATGACCTCCTAGAAACAGGTAAAAATGTGAAAATTACAGATTCTGAAGCAAGTAAGCCAAAAGATGTGCAGGACGCCATTGCACAGAGCCCGGAGAAGGAAGCCAAGGATTATGAGATGAACCCGAACCATAAAGATGGTAAGAAGGAAGACTCCGTGAAGGGTGAGCCTGTCGAGAAGGAAGCCAGAGAAAGTGCTAAGAAAGCAGAATCTGGAGACAAAGAAAAGGATACTTTGAAGAAAGGGCCCTCGTCTACAGGGGCCTCTGGTCAAGCAAAGAG CTCTTCAAAGGAATCTAAAGACAGCAAGACATCATCTAAAGATGACAAAG GGAGCACAGGCAGTGCTGGTGGGAGCAGTGGAAGCTCAACCAAGAACATCTGGGTCAGTGGACTGTCTTCTAATACCAAAGCTGCTGATTTGAAGAACCTCTTTGGCAAATATGGAAAG GTTCTAAGTGCAAAGGTAGTTACAAATGCTCGAAGTCCTGGGGCAAAATGCTATGGCATCGTAACCATGTCTTCAAGCACAGAAGTGTCCAGATGTGTTGCACATCTCCATCGCACAGAGCTGCATGGACAACTGATTTCTGTGGAGAAA GTCAAAGGTGATCCttctaagaaagaaatgaagaaagaaaatgatgagaAGAGTAGCTCACGGAGCGCTGGTGATAAAAAGAACGCGAGTGATCGGAGTGCCAA GACACAAGCATctattaaaaaagaagagaaaaggtcatctgagaaatcagaaaaaaaagaaagcaaagatactaagaaaatagagaaagatgAGAAGAACGACGATGGTCCAAGTGGGCAGACTTCAGAGTCCCTGAAAAAGAGTGAAGAGAAGAAGCGGATAA gttcaaAGAGTCCAGGACATATGGTGATACTAAACCAAACCAAGGGAGATCATTGTAGGCCGTCAAGAAGGGGCAGATATGAGAAA GGTCatggaagaagcaaagaaaaggagagggctAGCCTAGataaaaaaagagacaaagactACAGAAGGAAAGAGATCTTGCCTTTTGAAAAGATGAAGGAACAAAGATTGAGAGAACATTTAGTTCGTTTTGAAAGACTGAAACAAGCAGTGGAATTCAGAAG ACGAAAAGAGATTGCAGAAAGAGAGCGTCGAGAGCGTGAACGCATTAGAATAATTCGTGAACGGGAAGAACGGGAAcgcttacagagagagagagagcgcctagAAATTGAAAGGcaaaaactagagagagagagaatggaacgCGAACGCTTGGAAAGGGAACGCATTCGTATTGAACAG GAGCGGCGCAGGGAAGCTGAAAGGATTGCTCGGGAGAGAGAGGAGCTCagaaggcagcagcagcagcttcgcTATGAACAAGAAAAAAGGAATTCTTTGAAACGCCCACGTGACGTAGACCATAG GCGAGATGACCCTTACTGGAGCGAGAATAAAAAGTTATCTCTAGATACAGAGGCACGATTCGGCCATGGGTCTGACTATCGTCAACAGAGCAggttccttgacttcagtcaccgAGAACGGGCCAGGTTTCCTGACACTGCATCTGTGCAGTCATCCTTTGAAAG ACGGGAACGGTTTGTTGGTCAAAGTGAAGGAAAGAAACCGAGACCAGCAGCCCGAAGAGAAGAGCCAAGTTTTGAAAGGTACCCTAAAAACTTCAGTGATTCCAGAAGAAATGAGCCTCCACCACCAAGAAATGAACttagagaaacagacagacgAGAGGTCCGAGGGGAGAGAGACGAGAGAAGAACAGTAATCCTTCATGACCGACCTGAGGTCGCTCACCCCAGACACCCTCGAGAGACTGTGCCCAATCCTTCTAGACCAACTTCCTGGAAAAGCGAAGCGAATATGTCCACAGAGAAACGGGAGTCACG AGTTGAAAGGCCAGAAAGATCTGGGAGAGAAGTCTCTGGACACACTGTGAGGGGAGCGCCCCCCGGGAATCGGAGTAGTGCCTCAGGCTATGGAACCCGAGAGGGAGAGCGAGGAGTCATTGCTGACAGAGGAAGCGGAACACAG CACTACCCTGAAGAACGACATGTCGTGGAACGTCATGGACGGGACACAAGTGGACCAAGGAAAGAGTGGCATGGCCCACCCTCTCAGGGGCCTAGCTACCATGACACAAGACGAATGGGTGATGGCCGAGCAGGAGCAGGCATGATAACCCAACACTCAAG CACTGCGTCCCCAGTGAACAGGATTGTACAGATGAGTGGTAACTCCTTGCCAAGAGGAAGCAGCTCGGGGTTTAAGCCGTTTAAGAGTGGACCTCCACGGCGATTTTAA
- the Sltm gene encoding SAFB-like transcription modulator isoform X6 — protein sequence MSSSTEVSRCVAHLHRTELHGQLISVEKVKGDPSKKEMKKENDEKSSSRSAGDKKNASDRSAKTQASIKKEEKRSSEKSEKKESKDTKKIEKDEKNDDGPSGQTSESLKKSEEKKRISSKSPGHMVILNQTKGDHCRPSRRGRYEKGHGRSKEKERASLDKKRDKDYRRKEILPFEKMKEQRLREHLVRFERLKQAVEFRRRKEIAERERRERERIRIIREREERERLQRERERLEIERQKLERERMERERLERERIRIEQERRREAERIAREREELRRQQQQLRYEQEKRNSLKRPRDVDHRRDDPYWSENKKLSLDTEARFGHGSDYRQQSRFLDFSHRERARFPDTASVQSSFERRERFVGQSEGKKPRPAARREEPSFERYPKNFSDSRRNEPPPPRNELRETDRREVRGERDERRTVILHDRPEVAHPRHPRETVPNPSRPTSWKSEANMSTEKRESRVERPERSGREVSGHTVRGAPPGNRSSASGYGTREGERGVIADRGSGTQHYPEERHVVERHGRDTSGPRKEWHGPPSQGPSYHDTRRMGDGRAGAGMITQHSSTASPVNRIVQMSGNSLPRGSSSGFKPFKSGPPRRF from the exons ATGTCTTCAAGCACAGAAGTGTCCAGATGTGTTGCACATCTCCATCGCACAGAGCTGCATGGACAACTGATTTCTGTGGAGAAA GTCAAAGGTGATCCttctaagaaagaaatgaagaaagaaaatgatgagaAGAGTAGCTCACGGAGCGCTGGTGATAAAAAGAACGCGAGTGATCGGAGTGCCAA GACACAAGCATctattaaaaaagaagagaaaaggtcatctgagaaatcagaaaaaaaagaaagcaaagatactaagaaaatagagaaagatgAGAAGAACGACGATGGTCCAAGTGGGCAGACTTCAGAGTCCCTGAAAAAGAGTGAAGAGAAGAAGCGGATAA gttcaaAGAGTCCAGGACATATGGTGATACTAAACCAAACCAAGGGAGATCATTGTAGGCCGTCAAGAAGGGGCAGATATGAGAAA GGTCatggaagaagcaaagaaaaggagagggctAGCCTAGataaaaaaagagacaaagactACAGAAGGAAAGAGATCTTGCCTTTTGAAAAGATGAAGGAACAAAGATTGAGAGAACATTTAGTTCGTTTTGAAAGACTGAAACAAGCAGTGGAATTCAGAAG ACGAAAAGAGATTGCAGAAAGAGAGCGTCGAGAGCGTGAACGCATTAGAATAATTCGTGAACGGGAAGAACGGGAAcgcttacagagagagagagagcgcctagAAATTGAAAGGcaaaaactagagagagagagaatggaacgCGAACGCTTGGAAAGGGAACGCATTCGTATTGAACAG GAGCGGCGCAGGGAAGCTGAAAGGATTGCTCGGGAGAGAGAGGAGCTCagaaggcagcagcagcagcttcgcTATGAACAAGAAAAAAGGAATTCTTTGAAACGCCCACGTGACGTAGACCATAG GCGAGATGACCCTTACTGGAGCGAGAATAAAAAGTTATCTCTAGATACAGAGGCACGATTCGGCCATGGGTCTGACTATCGTCAACAGAGCAggttccttgacttcagtcaccgAGAACGGGCCAGGTTTCCTGACACTGCATCTGTGCAGTCATCCTTTGAAAG ACGGGAACGGTTTGTTGGTCAAAGTGAAGGAAAGAAACCGAGACCAGCAGCCCGAAGAGAAGAGCCAAGTTTTGAAAGGTACCCTAAAAACTTCAGTGATTCCAGAAGAAATGAGCCTCCACCACCAAGAAATGAACttagagaaacagacagacgAGAGGTCCGAGGGGAGAGAGACGAGAGAAGAACAGTAATCCTTCATGACCGACCTGAGGTCGCTCACCCCAGACACCCTCGAGAGACTGTGCCCAATCCTTCTAGACCAACTTCCTGGAAAAGCGAAGCGAATATGTCCACAGAGAAACGGGAGTCACG AGTTGAAAGGCCAGAAAGATCTGGGAGAGAAGTCTCTGGACACACTGTGAGGGGAGCGCCCCCCGGGAATCGGAGTAGTGCCTCAGGCTATGGAACCCGAGAGGGAGAGCGAGGAGTCATTGCTGACAGAGGAAGCGGAACACAG CACTACCCTGAAGAACGACATGTCGTGGAACGTCATGGACGGGACACAAGTGGACCAAGGAAAGAGTGGCATGGCCCACCCTCTCAGGGGCCTAGCTACCATGACACAAGACGAATGGGTGATGGCCGAGCAGGAGCAGGCATGATAACCCAACACTCAAG CACTGCGTCCCCAGTGAACAGGATTGTACAGATGAGTGGTAACTCCTTGCCAAGAGGAAGCAGCTCGGGGTTTAAGCCGTTTAAGAGTGGACCTCCACGGCGATTTTAA
- the Sltm gene encoding SAFB-like transcription modulator isoform X5: MEANATGKEAEDDNISVTIQAEDAITLDFDGDDLLETGKNVKITDSEASKPKDVQDAIAQSPEKEAKDYEMNPNHKDGKKEDSVKGEPVEKEARESAKKAESGDKEKDTLKKGPSSTGASGQAKSSSKESKDSKTSSKDDKGSTGSAGGSSGSSTKNIWVSGLSSNTKAADLKNLFGKYGKVLSAKVVTNARSPGAKCYGIVTMSSSTEVSRCVAHLHRTELHGQLISVEKVKGDPSKKEMKKENDEKSSSRSAGDKKNASDRSAKTQASIKKEEKRSSEKSEKKESKDTKKIEKDEKNDDGPSGQTSESLKKSEEKKRISSKSPGHMVILNQTKGDHCRPSRRGRYEKGHGRSKEKERASLDKKRDKDYRRKEILPFEKMKEQRLREHLVRFERLKQAVEFRRRKEIAERERRERERIRIIREREERERLQRERERLEIERQKLERERMERERLERERIRIEQERRREAERIAREREELRRQQQQLRYEQEKRNSLKRPRDVDHRRDDPYWSENKKLSLDTEARFGHGSDYRQQSRFLDFSHRERARFPDTASVQSSFERRERFVGQSEGKKPRPAARREEPSFERYPKNFSDSRRNEPPPPRNELRETDRREVRGERDERRTVILHDRPEVAHPRHPRETVPNPSRPTSWKSEANMSTEKRESRVERPERSGREVSGHTVRGAPPGNRSSASGYGTREGERGVIADRGSGTQHYPEERHVVERHGRDTSGPRKEWHGPPSQGPSYHDTRRMGDGRAGAGMITQHSSTASPVNRIVQMSGNSLPRGSSSGFKPFKSGPPRRF; the protein is encoded by the exons ATGGAAGCTAATGCGACTgggaaagaagctgaggatgacAACATCTCGGTCACAATCCAGGCTGAAGATGCCATCACTCTGGATTTTGATGGTGATGACCTCCTAGAAACAGGTAAAAATGTGAAAATTACAGATTCTGAAGCAAGTAAGCCAAAAGATGTGCAGGACGCCATTGCACAGAGCCCGGAGAAGGAAGCCAAGGATTATGAGATGAACCCGAACCATAAAGATGGTAAGAAGGAAGACTCCGTGAAGGGTGAGCCTGTCGAGAAGGAAGCCAGAGAAAGTGCTAAGAAAGCAGAATCTGGAGACAAAGAAAAGGATACTTTGAAGAAAGGGCCCTCGTCTACAGGGGCCTCTGGTCAAGCAAAGAG CTCTTCAAAGGAATCTAAAGACAGCAAGACATCATCTAAAGATGACAAAG GGAGCACAGGCAGTGCTGGTGGGAGCAGTGGAAGCTCAACCAAGAACATCTGGGTCAGTGGACTGTCTTCTAATACCAAAGCTGCTGATTTGAAGAACCTCTTTGGCAAATATGGAAAG GTTCTAAGTGCAAAGGTAGTTACAAATGCTCGAAGTCCTGGGGCAAAATGCTATGGCATCGTAACCATGTCTTCAAGCACAGAAGTGTCCAGATGTGTTGCACATCTCCATCGCACAGAGCTGCATGGACAACTGATTTCTGTGGAGAAA GTCAAAGGTGATCCttctaagaaagaaatgaagaaagaaaatgatgagaAGAGTAGCTCACGGAGCGCTGGTGATAAAAAGAACGCGAGTGATCGGAGTGCCAA GACACAAGCATctattaaaaaagaagagaaaaggtcatctgagaaatcagaaaaaaaagaaagcaaagatactaagaaaatagagaaagatgAGAAGAACGACGATGGTCCAAGTGGGCAGACTTCAGAGTCCCTGAAAAAGAGTGAAGAGAAGAAGCGGATAA gttcaaAGAGTCCAGGACATATGGTGATACTAAACCAAACCAAGGGAGATCATTGTAGGCCGTCAAGAAGGGGCAGATATGAGAAA GGTCatggaagaagcaaagaaaaggagagggctAGCCTAGataaaaaaagagacaaagactACAGAAGGAAAGAGATCTTGCCTTTTGAAAAGATGAAGGAACAAAGATTGAGAGAACATTTAGTTCGTTTTGAAAGACTGAAACAAGCAGTGGAATTCAGAAG ACGAAAAGAGATTGCAGAAAGAGAGCGTCGAGAGCGTGAACGCATTAGAATAATTCGTGAACGGGAAGAACGGGAAcgcttacagagagagagagagcgcctagAAATTGAAAGGcaaaaactagagagagagagaatggaacgCGAACGCTTGGAAAGGGAACGCATTCGTATTGAACAG GAGCGGCGCAGGGAAGCTGAAAGGATTGCTCGGGAGAGAGAGGAGCTCagaaggcagcagcagcagcttcgcTATGAACAAGAAAAAAGGAATTCTTTGAAACGCCCACGTGACGTAGACCATAG GCGAGATGACCCTTACTGGAGCGAGAATAAAAAGTTATCTCTAGATACAGAGGCACGATTCGGCCATGGGTCTGACTATCGTCAACAGAGCAggttccttgacttcagtcaccgAGAACGGGCCAGGTTTCCTGACACTGCATCTGTGCAGTCATCCTTTGAAAG ACGGGAACGGTTTGTTGGTCAAAGTGAAGGAAAGAAACCGAGACCAGCAGCCCGAAGAGAAGAGCCAAGTTTTGAAAGGTACCCTAAAAACTTCAGTGATTCCAGAAGAAATGAGCCTCCACCACCAAGAAATGAACttagagaaacagacagacgAGAGGTCCGAGGGGAGAGAGACGAGAGAAGAACAGTAATCCTTCATGACCGACCTGAGGTCGCTCACCCCAGACACCCTCGAGAGACTGTGCCCAATCCTTCTAGACCAACTTCCTGGAAAAGCGAAGCGAATATGTCCACAGAGAAACGGGAGTCACG AGTTGAAAGGCCAGAAAGATCTGGGAGAGAAGTCTCTGGACACACTGTGAGGGGAGCGCCCCCCGGGAATCGGAGTAGTGCCTCAGGCTATGGAACCCGAGAGGGAGAGCGAGGAGTCATTGCTGACAGAGGAAGCGGAACACAG CACTACCCTGAAGAACGACATGTCGTGGAACGTCATGGACGGGACACAAGTGGACCAAGGAAAGAGTGGCATGGCCCACCCTCTCAGGGGCCTAGCTACCATGACACAAGACGAATGGGTGATGGCCGAGCAGGAGCAGGCATGATAACCCAACACTCAAG CACTGCGTCCCCAGTGAACAGGATTGTACAGATGAGTGGTAACTCCTTGCCAAGAGGAAGCAGCTCGGGGTTTAAGCCGTTTAAGAGTGGACCTCCACGGCGATTTTAA